The following coding sequences are from one Pelagovum sp. HNIBRBA483 window:
- the rpoH gene encoding RNA polymerase sigma factor RpoH, which translates to MSNYANLPAPSPEQGLNRYLQEIRKFPMLEPEEEYMLAKRWVDHEDSGAAHKLVTSHLRLAAKIAMGYRGYGLPQAEVISEANVGLMQAVKRFDPEKGFRLATYAMWWIRASIQEYILRSWSLVKMGTTSGQKKLFFNLRKAKARIGALEEGDLRPENVKQIAHDLGVTEEEVISMNRRMSGGDASLNATIGSEDDGTAQWQDWLQDEDADQANDYAERDEMDARRELLAEAMDVLNERERDILVQRRLSEESITLEDLSAQYSVSRERIRQIEVRAFEKLQKRMQELALEKGMLENA; encoded by the coding sequence TCTTCCGGCACCATCGCCGGAACAGGGCTTAAACAGGTATCTTCAGGAAATTCGGAAGTTCCCGATGTTGGAACCCGAAGAGGAATACATGCTGGCCAAGCGCTGGGTGGATCATGAGGATTCCGGCGCGGCGCATAAGCTTGTCACCAGCCATTTGCGGCTCGCGGCGAAGATCGCCATGGGCTATCGCGGCTATGGATTGCCGCAGGCTGAGGTGATCTCGGAGGCGAATGTGGGCCTGATGCAGGCGGTGAAGCGGTTTGACCCAGAAAAGGGCTTCCGCCTTGCGACCTATGCGATGTGGTGGATCCGTGCCTCTATTCAGGAATATATCCTGCGTTCGTGGAGCCTCGTGAAAATGGGTACCACCAGCGGCCAGAAGAAGCTGTTCTTCAATCTGCGCAAGGCAAAGGCGCGAATCGGGGCGCTGGAAGAGGGTGATTTGCGCCCTGAGAACGTCAAACAGATCGCGCATGATCTGGGCGTGACCGAGGAAGAAGTGATCTCGATGAACCGGCGGATGTCGGGCGGGGATGCATCGCTCAACGCCACGATCGGCAGCGAAGATGACGGTACAGCGCAATGGCAGGACTGGTTGCAGGACGAGGATGCCGACCAAGCGAACGACTATGCGGAGCGCGACGAGATGGATGCGCGCCGCGAGTTGCTGGCCGAGGCGATGGACGTGCTCAACGAGCGCGAGCGGGATATCCTCGTGCAGCGGCGGCTGTCAGAAGAAAGCATCACCCTTGAAGACCTGAGCGCGCAATACAGCGTGAGCCGCGAGCGTATCCGGCAGATCGAGGTACGGGCTTTTGAGAAGCTGCAAAAGCGGATGCAGGAGCTCGCGCTTGAAAAGGGTATGCTCGAAAACGCCTGA